In Eublepharis macularius isolate TG4126 chromosome 4, MPM_Emac_v1.0, whole genome shotgun sequence, the following are encoded in one genomic region:
- the LOC129328979 gene encoding ATP-dependent RNA helicase DDX39A isoform X1, whose translation MAEQDVENELLDYEEDEEPQAVTDAAPIPAKKDVKGSYVSIHSSGFRDFLLKPELLRAIVDCGFEHPSEVQHECIPQAILGMDVLCQAKSGMGKTAVFVLATLQQIEPSDGQVSVLVMCHTRELAFQISKEYERFSKYMSSVKVSVFFGGLSIKKDEEVLKKNCPHIVVGTPGRILALVRNKTLNLRNVKHFVLDECDKMLEQLDMRRDVQEIFRLTPHEKQCMMFSATLSKEIRPVCRKFMQDPMEVFVDDETKLTLHGLQQYYVKLKDTEKNRKLFDLLDVLEFNQVVIFVKSVQRCMALAQLLVEQNFPAIAIHRGMSQEERLSRYQQFKDFQRRILVATNLFGRGMDIERVNIVFNYDMPEDSDTYLHRVARAGRFGTKGLAVTFVSDEGDAKILNEVQDRFEVNVAELPEEIDISSYIEQSR comes from the exons ATGGCTGAGCAGGATGTGGAGAATGAGTTGCTGGACTATGAGGAAGACGAAGAGCCTCAAGCAGTGACTGACGCAGCCCCCATTCCTGCCAAAAAGGATGTGAAGGGCTCCTATGTTTCCATCCACAGTTCTGGTTTCCGAGATTTCCTACTGAAGCCAGAGCTACTTCGTGCCATTGTGGACTGCGGCTTTGAGCATCCATCAGAAG TGCAGCATGAATGCATTCCACAGGCTATCCTGGGCATGGATGTGTTATGCCAAGCCAAATCAGGCATGGGCAAAACTGCTGTCTTCGTATTGGCCACTCTGCAGCAGATTGAACCGTCAGATGGCCAG GTGTCAGTGTTGGTGATGTGTCATACCCGGGAGCTGGCCTTTCAGATAAGCAAGGAATATGAGCGCTTTTCCAAGTATATGTCTTCTGTCAAG GTATCTGTTTTCTTTGGGGGCCTTTCCATCAAGAAGGATGAAGAGGTGTTGAAGAAAAACTGCCCACATATTGTGGTGGGGACCCCAGGCCGTATTCTAGCTCTGGTACGCAACAAGACCCTCAACCTGCGCAATGTCAAGCATTTTGTATTGGATGAGTGTGACAAGATGCTGGAGCAGCTGG acaTGCGTCGTGATGTGCAGGAGATCTTTCGACTGACTCCCCACGAGAAGCAATGCATGATGTTCAGTGCCACCTTGAGCAAGGAGATCCGACCAGTCTGCCGGAAATTCATGCAGGAT CCCATGGAGGTGTTTGTGGATGATGAGACCAAGCTGACTCTGCATGGCTTGCAGCAGTATTATGTGAAGCTGAAGGACACGGAGAAAAACCGCAAACTCTTTGACCTGTTGGATGTGCTGGAGTTCAACCAG GTTGTGATATTTGTGAAGTCAGTGCAACGCTGCATGGCATTAGCTCAGCTCCTGGTTGAGCAGAACTTCCCTGCAATTGCTATTCACAGGGGCATGTCTCAGGAAGAGAG GCTCTCTCGGTACCAGCAATTCAAGGACTTCCAGCGTCGGATCCTGGTGGCCACTAATCTTTTTGGCCGTGGGATGGACATTGAGCGGGTCAACATTGTCTTCAATTATGACATGCCTGAGGATTCTGACACCTACCTGCACAGA GTGGCCCGAGCTGGGCGCTTTGGCACAAAAGGCTTGGCTGTTacctttgtatctgatgaaggtgATGCCAAAATCCTCAATGAAGTGCAGGATCGCTTTGAGGTAAATGTGGCTGAGCTCCCTGAAGAGATAGACATCTCCTCATATA TTGAGCAAAGCCGGTAG
- the LOC129328979 gene encoding ATP-dependent RNA helicase DDX39A isoform X2 has product MDVLCQAKSGMGKTAVFVLATLQQIEPSDGQVSVLVMCHTRELAFQISKEYERFSKYMSSVKVSVFFGGLSIKKDEEVLKKNCPHIVVGTPGRILALVRNKTLNLRNVKHFVLDECDKMLEQLDMRRDVQEIFRLTPHEKQCMMFSATLSKEIRPVCRKFMQDPMEVFVDDETKLTLHGLQQYYVKLKDTEKNRKLFDLLDVLEFNQVVIFVKSVQRCMALAQLLVEQNFPAIAIHRGMSQEERLSRYQQFKDFQRRILVATNLFGRGMDIERVNIVFNYDMPEDSDTYLHRVARAGRFGTKGLAVTFVSDEGDAKILNEVQDRFEVNVAELPEEIDISSYIEQSR; this is encoded by the exons ATGGATGTGTTATGCCAAGCCAAATCAGGCATGGGCAAAACTGCTGTCTTCGTATTGGCCACTCTGCAGCAGATTGAACCGTCAGATGGCCAG GTGTCAGTGTTGGTGATGTGTCATACCCGGGAGCTGGCCTTTCAGATAAGCAAGGAATATGAGCGCTTTTCCAAGTATATGTCTTCTGTCAAG GTATCTGTTTTCTTTGGGGGCCTTTCCATCAAGAAGGATGAAGAGGTGTTGAAGAAAAACTGCCCACATATTGTGGTGGGGACCCCAGGCCGTATTCTAGCTCTGGTACGCAACAAGACCCTCAACCTGCGCAATGTCAAGCATTTTGTATTGGATGAGTGTGACAAGATGCTGGAGCAGCTGG acaTGCGTCGTGATGTGCAGGAGATCTTTCGACTGACTCCCCACGAGAAGCAATGCATGATGTTCAGTGCCACCTTGAGCAAGGAGATCCGACCAGTCTGCCGGAAATTCATGCAGGAT CCCATGGAGGTGTTTGTGGATGATGAGACCAAGCTGACTCTGCATGGCTTGCAGCAGTATTATGTGAAGCTGAAGGACACGGAGAAAAACCGCAAACTCTTTGACCTGTTGGATGTGCTGGAGTTCAACCAG GTTGTGATATTTGTGAAGTCAGTGCAACGCTGCATGGCATTAGCTCAGCTCCTGGTTGAGCAGAACTTCCCTGCAATTGCTATTCACAGGGGCATGTCTCAGGAAGAGAG GCTCTCTCGGTACCAGCAATTCAAGGACTTCCAGCGTCGGATCCTGGTGGCCACTAATCTTTTTGGCCGTGGGATGGACATTGAGCGGGTCAACATTGTCTTCAATTATGACATGCCTGAGGATTCTGACACCTACCTGCACAGA GTGGCCCGAGCTGGGCGCTTTGGCACAAAAGGCTTGGCTGTTacctttgtatctgatgaaggtgATGCCAAAATCCTCAATGAAGTGCAGGATCGCTTTGAGGTAAATGTGGCTGAGCTCCCTGAAGAGATAGACATCTCCTCATATA TTGAGCAAAGCCGGTAG